A portion of the Cryptomeria japonica chromosome 5, Sugi_1.0, whole genome shotgun sequence genome contains these proteins:
- the LOC131876392 gene encoding class I heat shock protein-like, translating to MDFSVPTTASSFSRDAMAVANTRVDWKETPEAHVFIADLPRLRKEDLKIDLVEKNTLQISGERHKEQEEKTDQWHHVERSSGWFMRQFRLPENVNVDDIFAKLENGVLTVNAPKTQPDAANGGDIKSIDIGNA from the exons ATGGACTTCAGCGTTCCCACAACGGCCTCTTCATTCTCAAGGGACGCCATGGCCGTGGCCAACACAAGGGTCGACTGGAAGGAAACCCCTGAAGCTCATGTCTTTATCGCTGATTTGCCAA GACTGAGGAAGGAGGATTTGAAAATCGATTTGGTGGAGAAGAATACCCTGCAAATAAGCGGGGAAAGGcacaaagaacaagaagaaaagacGGATCAGTGGCACCATGTTGAGCGGTCAAGCGGGTGGTTTATGAGGCAATTCCGTCTGCCTGAAAATGTGAATGTGGACGACATTTTTGCAAAGCTGGAGAACGGGGTTTTGACTGTGAACGCTCCCAAAACACAGCCTGATGCTGCTAATGGTGGCGACATTAAAAGCATTGACATTGGCAACGCTTAG
- the LOC131876391 gene encoding 18.1 kDa class I heat shock protein-like encodes MALTPFFGRGISAWDPWENNLFDPWLPISRVWDAMDFSVPTAASSFSRDAMAVANTRVDWKETPEAHVFTADLPGLRKEDLKIDLVEKNTLRISGERHKEEEEKTDQWHRVERSSGRFMRQFRLPENVNVDGISAKLENGVLTVNAPKTQPDAANGGDVKSIGIGSA; translated from the exons ATGGCTTTGACTCCATTTTTCGGAAGGGGCATCAGCGCTTGGGATCCATGGGAGAACAACCTCTTCGATCCGTGGCTTCCAATTTCTCGCGTGTGGGATGCCATGGATTTCAGTGTGCCCACAGCGGCCTCTTCATTTTCAAGGGACGCCATGGCCGTGGCCAACACAAGGGTCGACTGGAAGGAAACCCCTGAAGCTCATGTCTTCACCGCCGATTTGCCAG GACTGAGGAAGGAGGATCTGAAAATCGATTTGGTGGAGAAGAATACCCTGCGAATAAGCGGGGAGAGGCAcaaggaagaggaggaaaagacGGATCAGTGGCACCGTGTTGAGCGGTCGAGCGGGCGGTTTATGAGGCAATTCCGTCTGCCTGAAAATGTGAATGTGGACGGCATATCGGCAAAGCTTGAGAACGGGGTTTTGACTGTGAACGCTCCCAAAACACAGCCTGATGCTGCTAATGGCGGCGACGTTAAAAGCATTGGCATTGGCAGCGCTTAG